In Triticum urartu cultivar G1812 chromosome 6, Tu2.1, whole genome shotgun sequence, the following proteins share a genomic window:
- the LOC125512289 gene encoding uncharacterized protein LOC125512289: MELEAAPQLPRRDARKLVRCPRLQLDAKTVTAVEQSTGTPVADAAATSPGGATRVKILLSKQQLKQVAAAVAAGGAFALPPALEQLVSAIKRQHAKKQTAAATNAAAARRPGRWSPALYSIPEDIHS, translated from the coding sequence ATGGAGCTGGAGGCCGCCCCGCAGCTCCCGAGGAGGGACGCCAGGAAGCTGGTGAGGTGCCCGAGGCTGCAGCTGGACGCCAAGACGGTCACGGCCGTCGAGCAGTCCACGGGCACGCCCGTCGCCGACGCGGCGGCCACCAGCCCTGGAGGCGCGACGCGCGTCAAGATCTTGCTGAGCAAGCAGCAGCTCAAGCAGGTGGCCGCGGCCGTCGCCGCCGGCGGCGCCTTCGCGCTGCCGCCCGCGCTGGAGCAGCTGGTGAGCGCCATCAAGAGGCAGCACGCGAAGAAGCAGACGGCGGCGGCGACCAACGCGGCTGCCGCGAGGCGCCCGGGACGGTGGTCGCCGGCGTTGTACAGCATCCCGGAGGATATCCACAGCTAG